In the genome of Candidatus Hydrogenedentota bacterium, the window AAGCCGCTGAGCGCGAGGGCGGTAAACCCGATCAGCGCGACCAGGATCCACGGCGGCGTTTCGTCGGGTTCGGTCGTCTCCCGCGCGCCCCGGCGCCGCCACGCCCACGCCGCCCCCGCCAGCGCGCCCAACAGCGCCGGATCGGAGATTGCGGCCGCGACGGATCCATCGCGCCCCGCCAGCAGGTTGCCGTGGTACGTCTGGTAGACCACATACCCGATTGCGTACGCCGCCAGATAGCCCATACCCGCACCCAACAACACACGCGTCCGCGCCGGGGCCACGCGCCAGCCCCGCGCGATTGCGGGCCACGCCGCCACCCAGTGCAACCCCGTCGCTATCACGAACGGCGAAAACCAGATCGCCATCGCGCCCGCGGTCTGGTGATTCTCGACCGTCGCGGGGTTCAGGCGCATCAGAAGCGCCGAACAAAGAACGCCGGCCGCCGCCGGGATCGCCCAGCGACCCAGTGCGCGCGCCGCGCGGGCGTCCAGCCGCGCCCCGGAAAACAGCACAAAAAGCGCCAGCAGCCCGAAGCTGAACACCGCGAAACGCGCATTCAGAAAACCCGCCACGCCAATCGCGGCCATCCACGCGGGCGACACCGTGCCGCCGCCACGCGCCGCCCGAAGCGCCGCCCCGAGACCGCCGAGACAGCCCGCGAGCGACAGGGTGTAGTAGAGCCGCGGGTAATAAAGCACCGGCGGGCCGTGCGCGCCTTCAAACAGGTCATACACCCCGAAGCGGAAGAACAGCGCATCGAAATCCGGGTGCGCGTGCAGGCCCGCGAGGCCGGAAAGGAGAAACAGCAGACCCCCGGGCCCGCCGCTAAGCGCAAACAGGACAAACGCCGCGTTCGCATGGCGCGGGATCGCCTCAATCAGAAAGCGGTGGACCGCCCAGAGGAGCGCCAGCGCGCCCAGCCCATTGGCGAGGGCGTAGTAAAAAAGCGCATCCCCCGGTAGCGCGCGAACGAGGGGGCCGAGAACGCCATACAGCCAGAGATGCGGCACGCTATAGTAGCGAAGCGACGAGTCCCCCTCCGGAGCCTGACACGCCGCATAATTGGAGTGAAAACCCGAGGGAAACATGTCCAGGCTGTGGAGAAAAAGTGCGCTGTCCGGGATGGTCAGCCCGGTGGGAACCGTAGCCTCCGGCGGCGCCAGCCGCGTTATCCCATAGAGCAGCGGCTGTGTCGCCGCAAGCCCCAGGATCAGCGCCCACGCCCAGCGCGGCGTCCGTCGCGCCGGCTCATGCATACGCCGCGCCTCCGGACACGAGCGTGCGCGTACACCTCCCCGGGGACCAATCGGGGCGGTTCAAATCCTCAATGCGATGGGCGATCACGATGGCGGCTCCGGCAGGGTCAAATCCCGCGCAGTATAGCACTCAACGGCCCGGTCCCGACCATGGTCAGCCGCCCTCTCCCAGCACCTTGACCGTGAAGCCCGCAGCGCGCCAGGCTTCGTGATCCAGGAGATTGCGGGTGTCATACAGTCTCTTCGCGCGCACCCGGCAGGCCACCTCGCCGATATCCAGGCTGCGGTACGCCGTGTGGTCCGTCAGCAACACGATGCAATCCGCGCCGTCGAAACATTCCGGCAGGGGCGGGCGGGGTACGGACGTCTCCTTGACGAACGGATCGTGCGCGGCGACCTCCACGCCCGCATCCATCAGGAGCTGGATCACGGCGAGGGCCGGGCTCTCTCGGGTATCGCCCACGTTCCCCTTGTAGGCCAGGCCGAGCGCCGCCACTTTCGGCCGCTCCACGCCCTGGATCAGCCCGCAGACGCCCGCGGCCACATGATGGGGCATGGCGTTGTTGCGATGCCGCGCAAGCCGGATCAGCGCGGTCTCCTCGGGAAAGCGGTCGACCAGGAACCAGGGGTCGACGGAAATGCAGTGCCCGCCGACGCCCGGCCCCGCCTGGTGCAGGTTCACGCGCGGGTGCCGGTTCGCCAGTCGCGCGACGTCACGGTAGCGAATGCCGAGCTGCTCGCAGAGCAATGCGGTTTCATTCGCCAGCGCAATGTTGACGTCGCGATAGGTGTTTTCGACGACCTTCACGGTCTCCGCGGTCGTCAGGTCCGTGAGAAAGATCTCGCCCTCGACGAAACTCGCGTAGAGGTCCCGCGCGGCCTCGGCGGAGGCGCGGTCAACGCCGCCGATAACGCGATCGTTGCTGATCAGCTCGCGCAGGATATGGCCCGGCAGGACGCGCTCGGGGCAGTGGGCCAGCCGGAAGTCCCGACCCGCGTTCAGGCCGGACCGTTCCAGGATCGGGATGAGGATATCGCGGCATGTTCCCGGCGGGCACGTGGATTCGAGGATGACGAGCGCCCCGGCGCGAAGACAGGGCGCAATCGCTTCCGCCGTGGCGATCACATGGCTCAGATCCGGCTTGTTGCCCGCCGCGAGCGGCGTGGGCGCCGCGATAATGTAGGCGTCGCAGGGTTCCGGCTGGAGTGATGCGCGCAAGTTTCCCGAGCCGATCGCCGCGCGAACGAGCGTGCGCAGGCCGGGCTCGTCGATGTGAATATTCCCGGCGTTGACGGTTTCCACGACGCGCGGATTGATATCGACGCCGAGAACCTGGAACCCGTTCGTCGCAAAAATGCCCGCGGCGGGCAGACCGATATACCCCAGCCCCATCACACAGATCCGGCTCACCCTGGGAGCCCTCCGGCCACGGCCGGCGCCGCGGCTCCCAGGCGCGATTCCAGGTGGTCCACGATCCGCGCGCTCGCCCTTCCATCGCCGAAGGGGTTGGGCGTCCGCGCGATCCGGGCGCGGGCCGCCGGATCTTCCAGCAGCCCGCGGGTTTCCGCGACGATCCGATCGCGCCGGGCTCCCACCAGCCGCGCGGTTCCCGCCTCGATAGCCTCCGGGCGCTCGGTCTCATCGCGCAGGACGAGCACCGGTTTGCCGAGCGCGGGCGCTTCCTCTTGAATGCCTCCCGAGTCGGTCAGGATCAACGTCGCCCGCTTCATCAGGTGCACGAAGGGGAGGTAAGGCAGCGGGGCGATGCAATGGATCCGCGGGATCCCCTTCAGGGCCGCCTCCACGGTCTCCCGCACGTTGGGGTTGGGGTGTACGGGGTAAACGATTTCCACATCGGGGTGATCCCGCGCGATGGCCCGGAGCGCGGCGCAGAGTTCGCGCAGCGGCGCGCCAAAACTCTCGCGCCGGTGCGCGGTGACGAGCAGGAGCCGCCGCTCGCGCCCCAGGGAATCCAGCAGCGGGTCCGTGAAGGTATACGGCCGCGCGGCGATGTCCAGCAAGGCGTCGATAACGGTATTGCCGGTCACGAGGATGTGTTCCTCCGGGAAACGGGCCTCAAGAAGGTTCTGCCGCGCGCGCTCCGTGGGCGCGTAGTGCCACGCGCAAAGGCGGTCCGCCAGCCGCCGGTTCATCTCCTCGGGAAAAGGGCGCTGGCGATCCGCCGTGCGAAGCCCCGCCTCCACATGGCCGGCCGGAATCTGGTGGTAGAAGGCGGCGAGCGCCGCGGAAACGGACGTCGCGGTATCGCCATGGACAAGCACCGCGTCCGGGCAGGCCTCCGCGAGGACCGTGTCCAGGCCCCGCAGCATGCCGGCTGCGGCCTGGCACAGGCTCTGGTCGTGCCGCATGATGTCCAGGTCGAAGTCCACGCCGATGCCGAAGAGTTGTATCGCCGAATCGAGAAGGCTTCGGTGCTGCGCGGTCGCGCAGACCAGTGTGGAGAAGCGGCCGGGGCGCGCGCGCAGTTCTCGAATGACCGGCGCCATCTTGATGGCCTCCGGGCGCGTTCCGACGACAACCAGTACCTTCATACGCACTCCCCGATCGCTGGCGGGGCGCGATGCGCGAGGCCCCGGACTTCCCGGTGGGTACGATAGCCGCTTGGCCGGTCCGGGTGCAAACCCGGGTTGGGGGGAACGCGCGGCGTCTTCCCATAAAGTAAAAAGGCGGGACGCCGGGGTGTCCCGGAGTCCCGCCCACATACATTCGCAAATGCCGCCGCGCGGCGGACTAGCCCTGGCGAATAACGACCTTGTCGCCGACGCGGAGCACGTGGTTCTTCTGCCAGTTGTTCCACTTGAAGAGGTCGCTGAGCTTGACGCCATAGCGCCGCGCGATGGTGGTGGGATTCTGGCCCTTGGCGACGGTGTGAACGATCTCGTTGCTGCTCTTGGCCGCCGGCTGCGCCTTCCCGGGCGCGCCGCCCTCGGTGGGGTGCACTGCGTAGGTCTGGCCAACGTGCAGCACGGACTTGGCCGTCAGGCCGTTCCACGCCAGGAAGTCGCTCACTTTAATCCCATACTTTTGCGCGATGATGCTGGCGCTTTCGCCCTTGCGCACGGTGTGCTTCCGCGGCAGGCTCGGCACATCCGCCGCCGTGCCCACGATGCCCTCGGAGCGCGCCTCCACGGGCTGTGCGGCGGGGGACGGCGCTCCCGAAGCCGCGACCACCAGCCGGTCGCCAACCTTGATGGTCGAACGGGCCCCCAGGTTGTTCCACGCGAGGAAATCCTTCAGGGAGACGTTGTAGTCACGCGCTATCTTCGCGGGATATTCGCCGGGACCAACCACATGGTATTCGGACTTTGCCAGTGTCGCGGCCGTCTCGGTGACAGGCGCGGGCGCGGGCGCGGGCGCCGCGGCGGTCTCCCCAACGACCAGCGATTCGCCGACCTTGATGCGGGCGCGGCGGCCCTTATCGTTCCAATTCTGCAGGTCGGTCACCGAAACGTTGTGCGCCTTGGCGATGTCGTAGAGGGTGTCTCCGGGCCGAACGGTATACGTCGACTTCACGCGCGGCGCGGGGGTTGCCGGGCCTGGCGTGTTTTTCGCGAGGGTGACGGTCTCGCGCGCCGGTTCCGGTGCGGGCGCCGGGGTGTCGGCGCCGCCGCGCGCGGTTGGCGCGGAACCGCCGCCCGGCAGCTTGAGGGTTTGGCCCGCGCGCAGGCTCCGCGCCGAGCGGATGTTGTTTATGCGCATGAGTTCCGACGCCGAGACGCCATGGGCGGTGGCGATCTGGGTGACGGTCTCCCCGCGCTTCACCTTGTGCGTGGACGTGGCATACTGCATCCTGGGGGCGTTCGTCATGACGGCCGCGAACTTGTCCCGGTCCGCGGCGGGCACGAGTACGTGATACGAGCCGCTGGGCGGGGTGGTCTCATTGAGCAGCGCGGGATTCAGCGCGGCCAGCGTGCCATTCGGGTAGCCCATCATCGCGTCGAGATCGCTGAGGGCGAAGAATCCGTTCACCGGATGCTGCAAAGTATCCTCGGGCGGCTGGACGTTCATTTTAAACCCGTAGCGCTCGGGAGACTGCGCCACCAGCAGCGTGGCGATAAAGCGCGGGTAGTATTTTTTGGTCTCGGTCTGGATGCGGTGCGCGGCCGGGGGCGTGTCGAGCAGCGCCCAGAGATCGCGCTGGCCGCCGTTGGATTCCATCGCGCGCTGGAGGCCGCCTTCACCCATGTTGTACGCCGTGATGGCAAGCGGCCAGCTGCCGTCAAAGTGATCGTGCAGCACCTTGAGGTACTTGATCGCCGCCTCCGTTGAACTCTGCCAATCGTAGCGCTCGTCCACATGGGAGTCGACCCGGAGCTTGAAGCGGCCCGCCGTCGGGCGCATGAACTGCCACATGCCGCCGGCTCCCGCGCGCGAGACTATCTTTGGCTGAAATCCGCTTTCAACGAGCGCCAGGTACGCGATGTCTTCGGGCAGCCCCTCCTCGCGGAAGCGCTTCTTGATGTGCGGCAGGTACTTGTGGCTCCGGTCGAGGAAGGTCTGGAAGTTCTTCGGGTAACCCGTCTGGATTTCCTCAATCTCCTGCAACACGCGCTCGGGCAGGGGGAAGGGGATCTCGAAGGCGGAGTAATCGCTCGGCGTGTAGGCGTCCGCATCCAGCGGGCTGTGCGGGCGCGGCTGGTACAGCCCCGCGTTCCGCGCGGACGTATTGAGAATGTTGCCAAACTCCTGGCGAAGCGCATAGAAAATCTTCGGATCCAGATCCGCTTCGGTCAGCAGTTCAAGCATCCGGACATACTGCCGCAGGGCCGCGTCCTCGTCGCCGGATTCCTGTGCCGCGTTGGCGGCCTGGAAGGCCTGATCGGCGTCGCGAAGGAGATCCGTTACGGTTCGGGGCGACACCGCGTCGAGGGTTTGGGCGCCCGCGGCCATCGGCGGAACCGGATCGAATTGCTCCACGTTGCGGGCGGATTGGCTGGTTGTGGCGCACCCGGAGAGGATGGTCAGGGTCATCGCGACAAGACACGCGGCGGCGGTTTTGAGGGTTTTCATAGAAGGCCGAATAGCTCCTTGGTTTCTTGACGGCGAGTTCGGTTTTCGTGATGCCCCGCCGCGATGGACGCGGCGTGCGCCGTACAGGTTTCCAACGAGGTTGCCGATGCCGCGATAAACTCCTTCCGCGTGGCAACCAAACTCCGGAGCGCGTTGCCCCGAAGGGCGCGGCGCCGTGAACTGTCCGTCAACGACAATTCTTCCAGAAAACAGGGTCTCAGACATTCGTGTCGGAGAAAACGCTAATTTACAACCCGGCGCTCCACTACGAAGAAGGGAACCTGTACGAACCCTCCCCTACGGCCGGGACTCCCGGCGGACTGAATCCGCCCTCGCACTCGGCTTAGTTTAGACTACATGTTGTGGGGTGTCAAGTTATTACTTCTTCATCTTGTATTGAATTTCGCACTTTCGCGGCGCAGACGATCTCAGGCCCGCGCGCGCCGAAATAAGACCACGCCCGCCGCCATGAATACCACGGTGGCGAACCAGGCCGCGGGCATCGGCGCGACAAGCCCGATGGTTCCCAGCCCGATCGAAACGATGTAGAGCATAACATAGGC includes:
- the wecB gene encoding UDP-N-acetylglucosamine 2-epimerase (non-hydrolyzing): MKVLVVVGTRPEAIKMAPVIRELRARPGRFSTLVCATAQHRSLLDSAIQLFGIGVDFDLDIMRHDQSLCQAAAGMLRGLDTVLAEACPDAVLVHGDTATSVSAALAAFYHQIPAGHVEAGLRTADRQRPFPEEMNRRLADRLCAWHYAPTERARQNLLEARFPEEHILVTGNTVIDALLDIAARPYTFTDPLLDSLGRERRLLLVTAHRRESFGAPLRELCAALRAIARDHPDVEIVYPVHPNPNVRETVEAALKGIPRIHCIAPLPYLPFVHLMKRATLILTDSGGIQEEAPALGKPVLVLRDETERPEAIEAGTARLVGARRDRIVAETRGLLEDPAARARIARTPNPFGDGRASARIVDHLESRLGAAAPAVAGGLPG
- a CDS encoding nucleotide sugar dehydrogenase, which gives rise to MGLGYIGLPAAGIFATNGFQVLGVDINPRVVETVNAGNIHIDEPGLRTLVRAAIGSGNLRASLQPEPCDAYIIAAPTPLAAGNKPDLSHVIATAEAIAPCLRAGALVILESTCPPGTCRDILIPILERSGLNAGRDFRLAHCPERVLPGHILRELISNDRVIGGVDRASAEAARDLYASFVEGEIFLTDLTTAETVKVVENTYRDVNIALANETALLCEQLGIRYRDVARLANRHPRVNLHQAGPGVGGHCISVDPWFLVDRFPEETALIRLARHRNNAMPHHVAAGVCGLIQGVERPKVAALGLAYKGNVGDTRESPALAVIQLLMDAGVEVAAHDPFVKETSVPRPPLPECFDGADCIVLLTDHTAYRSLDIGEVACRVRAKRLYDTRNLLDHEAWRAAGFTVKVLGEGG
- a CDS encoding LysM peptidoglycan-binding domain-containing protein, which encodes MKTLKTAAACLVAMTLTILSGCATTSQSARNVEQFDPVPPMAAGAQTLDAVSPRTVTDLLRDADQAFQAANAAQESGDEDAALRQYVRMLELLTEADLDPKIFYALRQEFGNILNTSARNAGLYQPRPHSPLDADAYTPSDYSAFEIPFPLPERVLQEIEEIQTGYPKNFQTFLDRSHKYLPHIKKRFREEGLPEDIAYLALVESGFQPKIVSRAGAGGMWQFMRPTAGRFKLRVDSHVDERYDWQSSTEAAIKYLKVLHDHFDGSWPLAITAYNMGEGGLQRAMESNGGQRDLWALLDTPPAAHRIQTETKKYYPRFIATLLVAQSPERYGFKMNVQPPEDTLQHPVNGFFALSDLDAMMGYPNGTLAALNPALLNETTPPSGSYHVLVPAADRDKFAAVMTNAPRMQYATSTHKVKRGETVTQIATAHGVSASELMRINNIRSARSLRAGQTLKLPGGGSAPTARGGADTPAPAPEPARETVTLAKNTPGPATPAPRVKSTYTVRPGDTLYDIAKAHNVSVTDLQNWNDKGRRARIKVGESLVVGETAAAPAPAPAPVTETAATLAKSEYHVVGPGEYPAKIARDYNVSLKDFLAWNNLGARSTIKVGDRLVVAASGAPSPAAQPVEARSEGIVGTAADVPSLPRKHTVRKGESASIIAQKYGIKVSDFLAWNGLTAKSVLHVGQTYAVHPTEGGAPGKAQPAAKSSNEIVHTVAKGQNPTTIARRYGVKLSDLFKWNNWQKNHVLRVGDKVVIRQG